TTCACCCGCGCATGATAACATTAGTTCATGATTCGAATTCGTCTTGATAAAGTGACTTTTTCTTATCCCGCCAAGCCGATCTTCCGGGAAGCGTCCTGCGAGCTTCAGGAAGGCTGTTATGGCGTGATCGGCCCGAATGGCAGCGGCAAAACGACCTTGTTGAAGCTGATCCTGGGCGAATTAAAACCGGATTCGGGTTTTCTCCTGCGGGATAAGGGTCTGACGGTGGCCTACATGGCTCAGGATCTTGACCTTGACCCGGCCCTGACGGCTTATGAGGCGGCGCGGGAGGGGGCGCATCAGGTATTGGCGCTTGAAGAGGAACTGGCCGCGCTGGAAAAACAGTTTGCTGATCCGGTAGTCTATGGCAGTGAGAAACGCCTGGCAAAGTTAATTGACCGGCAGGAAGCTCTCCTGGCACGTTTCGCTGAACTGGGCGGCCCAGGTTTGGAAGGTCGGATTCGCACGCTGCTGGCTTCGATTGGTTTTGAAGCGCATGAATTGGAACTGCCGGTTGCCAACTTGAGCGGCGGGCAGAAGAAGCTCCTCGGGTTGGCCAAGATCATCATCGGGCGGCCGGATATCCTCCTGCTGGATGAGCCGGATAACCACCTGGACCTGGATGGTAAGGCGATGCTCCAGCGGCTGATCGAGGACTTCTCCGGGACGGTTGTGATCGTTTCGCATGACAGATACTTCCTCGATATGGTCGTTGATGCCATTCTCGAGGTTGATTTGGGGAGAATCGCGCAGTTCCCGGGAAATTATTCGGAATATATGTTTGATAAGCAAATCCGGCTAGCCAAACAGGCGGAGCGCTTCCAGGCCCAACAAAAGGAAATCTCCCGGCTGGAACAGGCGGCCAAGCGGCTCCTGATGTGGGGCAAGGTCTATGACAATGTCAAATTCTCCAACCGGGGAAAGGCGATTCTCAAACGGCTGGATAAGATGGACCGGATTGAGAAGCCAATTTTGGAACGAGACCAGATGGAGATCAGCCTGGGTGGCTGGCGCGGCAGTGAGAAGGTGCTGGAAGTTAGCGAGTTGAGCAAGGGCTTCCCATCACCCGAAAGTACTCACCAGGCTGTGCTGGAGGCTATCAACCTTTTGCTGCGCTATGGTGACCGGGTGGGGATGATCGGCCCGAATGGGGTGGGGAAATCGCTGCTGGTCAGGATCATTCTCGGCCAGGAGCAACCCGATTCCGGTGAAGTTGTTTTGGGGCCCAGTATCAAGGCGGGTTATTACGCCCAGGAATTCGAAACTCTTGACCCCAAGCTCAGCCTGCTGGAAACCATCTGCAAAGCCGGCAATTTTTCAGAATCGCGCGGGATTGCGTTCTTGAAGAAATATCTCTTTGACTATGACCAGCGGGACACAGCAGTGGGCTCGCTATCGGGTGGGGAACGGGCCAGGTTGCAGATTGCCCTGATCACCCTGACCGGGTCAAACTTCCTGCTGTTGGATGAGCCGACCAATCACCTGGATATCCCCTCTTGTGAGGTGCTGGAAGATGCTTTATTAGCTTTTGACGGCACGATTTTAGCCATCTCACATGACCGCTACTTTTTGGATCGGATTGCCAACCGAATTGTGGCCTTGCAGGGGGATGGCGTGGAAGAATATTTTGGAAATTATTCGGACTACGAATCTTATCGCCGGCACGCGGGAGAATAGTCTCCCTTTGGCGAAAGACCTTCTCTGTGTTAATTAAAATGGGGACCGCCAGGGACGCCGACCCTGGCGGTCATCAGAAGGAGAAGAAAAGTGTCTTAGCTACCTGTATATTACCAAATAACCGGCATAATTACTTGACGCTTACCCTACGATCGCCCTACAAATGATCTGTGTTCCAGAAGAACAAAAAACGCCAGGCTCTAACTTCAGCCTGGCGCTTGTGATATTGGTGAATCTACGTTATTCGTAGCGCAGGGCCTCCACCGGGGCCAGGGAAGCCGCCCTGTTGGCGGGGTAATAGCCAAAGAAGATGCCCACCGCCGCCGAGAAGAGGGTGGCCAGCAGAATGGAATTTAGAGTAACGTTGATATCCAGAATTGTGCCGGATTGAACGGCGATCTGGCTGACAACCAGGGAGATTCCCCAGCCCAGGGCAATCCCTAAAAGGCCGCCGATCATACTCAGCAGCACCGATTCGGTCAGGAATTGAGTCAGGATATCGATCTTGCGAGCTCCCAGCGCTTTGCGTAGCCCGATTTCACGGGTGCGTTCGGTGACGGAGACCAGCATGATGTTCATGATTCCAATGCCGCCCACCAGGAGGGAGATTGCACCGATCCCACCCAGGAAGATTGTCAGGACGTTGGTGATTGACGCTGCCACGGCCAGAAAGTCCTGCTGGTTCAGGATGGTGAAATCGTTTGGACTACGAGGTGGGATCCGATGGGTGGAACGCAGCACCGTTGTGATCTGGTCAATGGCTGCGTCGGCATCTTCTGCCTGAGCCACCGAGATCAGGATATATTGCACTGAGTTGGATGAACCGCTGCGGGGGAGCCGGGTTTGGGCGGTGGAAATGGGGATATAGATATTGTTATCCGGATTATTAAAAGCGCTGCCACCTTTGGCCTCGGTCACGCCTACCACCCGGTATGGGTAGCCGCCGATTCGCACGGTTTGCCCGACCACGCCACTGCTGCGACCGATCAGGGTTTCCGCAATTTGTGGTCCCAGAACCACGACCGCGCTGCGGCCTTCAACCTGGGATTCGGTGATAAATTCACCCTCCGCCATGGTGATGTTCTGGACGAATTGATAGTCCGGGGTGATGCCGGAGATGGAAGACTCAACACCCACATCGCTGTAGGAGATCTCACTGGCGCCGGAGACCACTGGTGCAACGTAAGCGATCTTGGATGTCCGAGAAGAACTCGCCAGCGCTTCTGCGTCCCGCAGGGTCAGGTCTTCAGGATTGGTCACGTCCTCTTCGTCGTTGCCTTTGAGGATGTAGATGACGTTGGTGCCAATGCTTTCAATCTCACCAGTGATCGAATCCCCGGCGCTCTGGCCGATTGACAGCAGGGCGATCACGGATGCGACACCGATTACGATGCCCAGTATGGTCAGCAGGGAACGCATTTTATTGGAGCTGAGGCTTTGCATGGCCTCTTTGAGGTTGAGGAAGAAATTCATGCCAGAACCTCCTCTTTTTCAATCAGGCCGTCTCGCAGGTGGATCACCCGTTGGGCGATTTGGGCGACTTCCGGATCGTGAGTCACGATTATCAGGGTTGTCCCTTTGTTTTGGTTCAAATCCAGCAGGAGCTTTTTAATCTCGTCGCCAGAGGTGGAATCCAGGTTGCCGGTGGGTTCGTCCGCCAGGATGATGGCCGGGTTGTTGACCAGTGCCCGGGCAATTGCCACGCGCTGCTGCTGGCCGCCGGAAAGCTCGTTGGGTTGGTGGGTGATTCGGTCGCCCAGTCCCACGGCTTCAAGCGCTTCTCGGGCCAGTTCGGAGCGTTCAGTGGTGATGCCGGCATAGCGCAGGGGAAGTTCTACATTCGCCAGAGCGGTGGCCCGGGCAAGCAGATTGAACTTTTGGAAAACGAAACCGATCTTCTGATTGCGGACCAGGGCCAACTGGTCATCCTTCAGAGTGGAGACCAGCTCGCCTTCCAGGAAATAGTTTCCGTCTGTGGGATTATCCAAGCAGCCGATCATGTTCATCAACGTGGATTTTCCCGAACCGGAGGGACCCATGATGGCGAGCACTTCACCGCGCTGAACGGAGAAGCTCACGCCCCGCAGGGCATGGACTTCGATTTCGCCCATCTGGTAGACCTTGGTCAGATCTTCGACTCGG
This Chloroflexota bacterium DNA region includes the following protein-coding sequences:
- a CDS encoding ABC-F family ATP-binding cassette domain-containing protein, whose product is MIRIRLDKVTFSYPAKPIFREASCELQEGCYGVIGPNGSGKTTLLKLILGELKPDSGFLLRDKGLTVAYMAQDLDLDPALTAYEAAREGAHQVLALEEELAALEKQFADPVVYGSEKRLAKLIDRQEALLARFAELGGPGLEGRIRTLLASIGFEAHELELPVANLSGGQKKLLGLAKIIIGRPDILLLDEPDNHLDLDGKAMLQRLIEDFSGTVVIVSHDRYFLDMVVDAILEVDLGRIAQFPGNYSEYMFDKQIRLAKQAERFQAQQKEISRLEQAAKRLLMWGKVYDNVKFSNRGKAILKRLDKMDRIEKPILERDQMEISLGGWRGSEKVLEVSELSKGFPSPESTHQAVLEAINLLLRYGDRVGMIGPNGVGKSLLVRIILGQEQPDSGEVVLGPSIKAGYYAQEFETLDPKLSLLETICKAGNFSESRGIAFLKKYLFDYDQRDTAVGSLSGGERARLQIALITLTGSNFLLLDEPTNHLDIPSCEVLEDALLAFDGTILAISHDRYFLDRIANRIVALQGDGVEEYFGNYSDYESYRRHAGE
- a CDS encoding ABC transporter permease — protein: MNFFLNLKEAMQSLSSNKMRSLLTILGIVIGVASVIALLSIGQSAGDSITGEIESIGTNVIYILKGNDEEDVTNPEDLTLRDAEALASSSRTSKIAYVAPVVSGASEISYSDVGVESSISGITPDYQFVQNITMAEGEFITESQVEGRSAVVVLGPQIAETLIGRSSGVVGQTVRIGGYPYRVVGVTEAKGGSAFNNPDNNIYIPISTAQTRLPRSGSSNSVQYILISVAQAEDADAAIDQITTVLRSTHRIPPRSPNDFTILNQQDFLAVAASITNVLTIFLGGIGAISLLVGGIGIMNIMLVSVTERTREIGLRKALGARKIDILTQFLTESVLLSMIGGLLGIALGWGISLVVSQIAVQSGTILDINVTLNSILLATLFSAAVGIFFGYYPANRAASLAPVEALRYE
- a CDS encoding ABC transporter ATP-binding protein encodes the protein MTKQDEVIRVEDLTKVYQMGEIEVHALRGVSFSVQRGEVLAIMGPSGSGKSTLMNMIGCLDNPTDGNYFLEGELVSTLKDDQLALVRNQKIGFVFQKFNLLARATALANVELPLRYAGITTERSELAREALEAVGLGDRITHQPNELSGGQQQRVAIARALVNNPAIILADEPTGNLDSTSGDEIKKLLLDLNQNKGTTLIIVTHDPEVAQIAQRVIHLRDGLIEKEEVLA